The sequence below is a genomic window from Kitasatospora kifunensis.
CTCGGTGCGGCGACGGGGCACGAAGACGCCGGGACCGACGCTGATCCGCAGCCCGTGGAAGGAGGCCCAGCCGAGCACGTGCTCCAGCGGCAGGCCCAGGACGCGCTGCTCGACCATGGCGGTGAGCTGCTCGGGGGAGGCGGCGGTTTCGAGGATCAGCTCCGCCTCGTCCTCGGCGAAGACGCAGCCTGCGGCGCGCAGCGTGGTGACGATGACGGGGTACGGCAGTGGGACGGAAGGGGTGAGCGACATGAGAGCGGTGAGACGCCTTTCGGGACGACCGAAGGGGCTCTCGTGACCGTTGAGGAGGCCGAAGTTGCTTATTCGGCCGACGACGGACCACGCGGGGAGAGCACCCAGCCTGCTACAGCGGTAATGGGTCTCACCTCCTGGGTCGGTCCGGGTCCTGCGGAGGGCCCAGGCTAGCAGAGGCGGGGCGGGCCAGAGCGGGTCGGAGGGGCTGGCGTGCGCGCTCGCGTAGGCTGCCTGTAGGTGTCGGCGACAGTCGAGGAGAGAACCTGTGTCCGCTCAGACCGAGCATTCCAGCGGCGAGCCGCTCTTCGCACAGCCGCCCACCACTGAGGCGGCGCTGCGGGTGGCGGTGAACCGCCTGCACGCCTCGTCCGGGGCACTGTTCGAGCAGGAGTTCCGGGCTGCGTGGGAAGAGGCGATCCAGATCGGCAGCGTCGTGCCGATGCACGTCTTCCTGCACCGCTGGGCGGTGTGGGTGTGCATCGAGCGCCACCCCGGCAAGGCGGCCCGTCAGCACGAGCTGGAGCGCATCGTCGGCTCCTCCGAGGACGTTCAGGTCCGGCGCGCGGCAGCCACCGAACTCACCTCCCTGCTCACCTGGGCGCAGCAGGAGCTTGCACGTGGCTGACTGGGCATGGGTGTTCGAACCGGATGCGGACAACGTTGTCGGTGACACCCCTGGGGGTGCGAACCTGTCCGAGCCGGATCGGCGCGAGGTGGAGAAGATCGCGCAGGAGCTCGCGGACGCGGCGGCGGTGAAGTACATCGGCCCGATCGAGTACGGCACCTCGGGCATCTCGCCGGTGCTCACCTACGCGCGCGGCCCGTACCTGCTGTGGTACCTGGAGGACCAGCGCGGGGACGGTGAAGGGATCGATGACGGCCCATGCGTGCGGATCCTGAAGGTGGCCATCTGGCCGGTATGACCACCGCTGCACACGGCACCGCCTCCTAGCCGCCGAACAGGGCGGCCAACTCGGCTTCCTGGCCCAGCGTCCGTCGCTCGCGGTGCTGTTGGCCGGTCCGCCGCCAGCCGCTCGGCATCTGGGCTCAACTCTGGCCGGGGCTCGTCCAATTCAACTGAGCGTCGTTGCGCGTTCGGTCGATCCTCTGGACTACATATGCCGGTCGCCGATATATATAGACCCATGACGGATCGTTCGATGCAGGAGCCCACGCTGCTCCTGCTCACCGCACTGGCCGATGCGCCCCGGCACGGGTACGCGCTGATTCAGGAGGTCGCCGCGATCTCCGGGGGACGGGTGAAACTGCGTACGGGGACGCTCTACGGAGCGCTGGACCGCCTGCTCAAGCAGGGGCTGGTCCGGGTGGAGAGCGAGGAGGTGGTGGACGGGCGGGCCCGCCGGACCTACGCGCTCACCGACGGCGGGCGCGAGGTGCTGGCTGCCGAGGCCGAGCGGATGCGCGAGGTGGCCGCCGAGGCCGAGCGGCGGCTCGCCGCCGCCGCGCGTGCTCCGAAGAAGCTGCGCACCGGGTACGCCTCATGAGCGGCCTCGGGTTGAAGCTGGCGCTGCTGCTCCACCCGGCCGCCTACCGGCGGGAGCACGGCGAGGAGTTGGCGTCGGTGTTCGCGGACACCACGGCCGATGCGGGCCGTTGGACGGCCGCGCGGGAGGCGGTCGACCTGGCCGGGCACGGGATGCGGCTGCGGATCGGGCTGGGCTCCGACAGGCTGCCCGCGCAACTGGCCGCGCAGGCCGCACCGTTCGCGGTGGTGGCGGCGATGGCCGGCGGGCTCGCTTCG
It includes:
- a CDS encoding DUF6247 family protein translates to MSAQTEHSSGEPLFAQPPTTEAALRVAVNRLHASSGALFEQEFRAAWEEAIQIGSVVPMHVFLHRWAVWVCIERHPGKAARQHELERIVGSSEDVQVRRAAATELTSLLTWAQQELARG
- a CDS encoding PadR family transcriptional regulator, with the translated sequence MTDRSMQEPTLLLLTALADAPRHGYALIQEVAAISGGRVKLRTGTLYGALDRLLKQGLVRVESEEVVDGRARRTYALTDGGREVLAAEAERMREVAAEAERRLAAAARAPKKLRTGYAS